The following are from one region of the Streptomyces rubrogriseus genome:
- the efeB gene encoding iron uptake transporter deferrochelatase/peroxidase subunit, producing the protein MPDQSIPQTRDPEATRGTPGPLDSDSPGAVTAPEGVSRRRLLGTAGATGLVLGAAGAAAGYAAAPSSAATPLTSLGSERAMFHGKHQPGITTPMQARGHLVAFDLTAGAGRKEAAALLRRWSDTARRLMAGEPAGSRDTDVARDAGPSSLTVTFGLGHSFFGRTGLEKQRPVALDPLPDFSSDHLDKNRSNGDLWVQIGADDALVAFHALRAIQRDAGAAARVRWQMNGFNRSPGATAHPMTARNLMGQIDGTRNPKPGEADFDRRIFVPEEPEAGKGGPAWMANGSYVVVRRIRMLLDDWEELSVKAQEEVIGRRKSDGAPLSGGSGATESTEMDLEKTDGSGELVVPINAHARITRPDQNGGAAMVRRPFSYHDGFDADGVPDAGLLFVCWQADPLRGFVPVQRKLDRGDALSQFIRHEASGLFAVPGGAAEGEYVGQRLLEG; encoded by the coding sequence ATGCCCGACCAGTCCATTCCGCAGACCCGGGACCCCGAGGCGACCCGCGGGACGCCCGGACCGCTCGACTCCGACAGCCCCGGGGCAGTCACCGCCCCGGAGGGCGTATCGCGCCGGCGGCTGCTGGGCACCGCCGGTGCCACCGGGCTCGTCCTCGGCGCGGCGGGCGCCGCCGCGGGATACGCCGCCGCACCCTCGTCCGCCGCCACCCCCCTCACCTCGCTCGGCAGCGAGCGGGCAATGTTTCACGGGAAACATCAGCCCGGCATCACCACTCCCATGCAGGCCCGCGGGCACCTCGTCGCCTTCGACCTCACGGCGGGCGCCGGGCGCAAGGAGGCCGCCGCGCTGCTGCGCCGCTGGTCCGACACGGCCCGGCGGCTGATGGCGGGCGAGCCGGCCGGCAGCCGTGACACGGACGTGGCCCGGGACGCCGGGCCCTCCTCGCTGACGGTCACCTTCGGGCTCGGGCACAGCTTCTTCGGCCGGACCGGGCTGGAGAAGCAGCGCCCGGTCGCGCTCGACCCGCTCCCCGACTTCTCCTCCGACCACCTCGACAAGAACCGCAGCAACGGCGATCTGTGGGTGCAGATCGGCGCCGACGACGCGCTGGTGGCCTTTCACGCCCTGCGCGCGATCCAGCGGGACGCCGGGGCCGCCGCCCGGGTCCGCTGGCAGATGAACGGCTTCAACCGTTCCCCCGGCGCCACCGCCCACCCCATGACCGCCCGCAACCTCATGGGCCAGATCGACGGCACCCGCAACCCGAAGCCCGGCGAGGCCGACTTCGACCGGCGGATCTTCGTCCCCGAGGAGCCCGAGGCCGGGAAGGGCGGTCCGGCCTGGATGGCGAACGGCTCCTACGTCGTCGTACGCCGCATCCGCATGCTCCTCGACGACTGGGAGGAACTGTCGGTAAAGGCGCAGGAGGAGGTCATCGGGCGCCGGAAGTCCGACGGGGCACCGCTGTCCGGAGGGAGCGGGGCCACCGAGTCGACGGAGATGGACCTGGAGAAGACGGACGGGTCCGGAGAACTCGTCGTTCCGATCAACGCCCACGCCCGGATCACCCGCCCCGACCAGAACGGCGGCGCGGCGATGGTCCGCCGGCCCTTCTCGTACCACGACGGCTTCGACGCCGACGGTGTCCCGGACGCCGGGCTGCTCTTCGTCTGCTGGCAGGCCGATCCGCTGCGGGGTTTCGTGCCCGTGCAGCGCAAGCTGGACCGGGGCGACGCGCTGTCGCAGTTCATCCGGCACGAGGCGAGCGGCCTGTTCGCGGTGCCGGGCGGGGCGGCGGAGGGAGAGTACGTGGGTCAGCGGCTGCTGGAGGGGTGA
- the pheA gene encoding prephenate dehydratase — translation MPASYAYLGPEGTFTEVALRTLPETATRELVPYVSVQSALDAVRTGEAEAAFVPIENSVEGGITTTLDELVAGQPLMIYREVLLSITFALLVRPGTKLSDIKTVTAHPAAQPQVRNWIKAHLPDVAWESAASNADGARLVQEGRYDAAFAGEFAAERYGLEVLEADIHDAENAQTRFVLVGRPARPAAPTGADKTSVVLWQRDDHPGGLRDLLGEFATRGVNLMLLQSRPTGAGIGNYCFCIDAEGHISDRRVADALMGLKRSCLQVRYLGSYPRAEVTPADVDALRPGTSDEAFAAAADWVARCQDGRF, via the coding sequence ATGCCAGCCAGTTACGCGTATCTCGGCCCTGAAGGCACCTTCACCGAAGTCGCCCTGCGCACGCTCCCGGAGACGGCGACCCGGGAACTGGTCCCGTACGTCTCCGTGCAGTCCGCGCTCGACGCGGTGCGCACCGGCGAGGCCGAGGCCGCGTTCGTGCCGATCGAGAACTCCGTCGAGGGCGGCATCACCACCACCCTCGACGAGCTGGTCGCCGGCCAGCCGCTGATGATCTACCGCGAGGTGCTGCTGTCCATCACCTTCGCGCTGCTGGTCCGGCCCGGCACCAAGCTGTCGGACATCAAGACGGTCACCGCCCACCCGGCCGCACAGCCCCAGGTCCGCAACTGGATCAAGGCGCACCTCCCGGACGTCGCCTGGGAGTCGGCCGCCTCCAACGCGGACGGTGCCCGACTGGTGCAGGAGGGGCGGTACGACGCCGCCTTCGCCGGTGAGTTCGCCGCGGAGCGCTACGGTCTCGAGGTGCTGGAGGCCGACATCCACGACGCGGAGAACGCCCAGACGCGCTTCGTGCTGGTGGGCCGCCCGGCCCGGCCCGCGGCGCCGACCGGGGCGGACAAGACGTCCGTCGTGCTCTGGCAGCGCGACGACCACCCCGGCGGCCTGCGCGATCTGCTGGGCGAGTTCGCCACCCGGGGCGTCAACCTGATGCTGCTGCAGTCCCGGCCCACCGGTGCGGGTATCGGCAACTACTGCTTCTGCATCGACGCCGAGGGGCACATCTCCGACCGGCGGGTGGCCGACGCCTTGATGGGCCTGAAGCGGTCCTGCCTCCAGGTGCGCTATCTGGGTTCGTATCCGCGTGCGGAGGTCACGCCCGCCGATGTGGACGCTCTGCGCCCGGGCACCTCGGACGAGGCGTTCGCGGCGGCGGCGGACTGGGTGGCGCGCTGCCAGGACGGCCGGTTCTGA
- the serS gene encoding serine--tRNA ligase, with product MIDLRLLREDPDRVRASQRARGEDVALVDSLLSADERRRSSGVRFDELRAEQKGLGKLIGKAAGDEKAELLKRAEQLKTDVRAADAERDAADAETQELLQRLGNLVHPDVPVGGEEDFVTLETHGTHRDFAAEGFEPRDHLELGQLLGAIDVERGAKVSGSRFYFLTGVGALLELALVNAAIAQATAAGFTPMLTPALVRPQSMAGTGFLGQAAQDVYHLDKDDLYLVGTSEVPLAAYHMDEILDGDRLPLRYAGFSPCFRREAGSHGKDTRGIFRVHQFDKVEMFSYVLPEDSQAEHQRLLEWEKQWLTSLELPFRVIDVASADLGSSAARKYDCEAWIPTQGKYRELTSTSDCTEFQSRRLSIRVREGKKVRPLATLNGTLCAVPRTIVAILENHQQADGSVRVPEVLRPYLGGREVLEPVAK from the coding sequence GTGATTGACCTTCGCCTGCTCCGTGAGGACCCCGACCGTGTGCGCGCCTCGCAGCGCGCCCGTGGAGAGGACGTCGCGCTCGTCGACTCCCTCCTGTCCGCCGACGAACGGCGCAGGTCGTCCGGCGTCCGCTTCGACGAGCTGCGCGCCGAGCAGAAGGGCCTCGGCAAGCTGATCGGCAAGGCCGCCGGGGACGAGAAGGCCGAGCTGCTCAAGCGGGCCGAGCAGCTCAAGACCGACGTCAGGGCCGCCGACGCCGAGCGCGACGCGGCCGACGCCGAGACCCAGGAGCTGCTCCAGCGGCTCGGCAACCTCGTCCACCCCGACGTGCCCGTCGGCGGCGAGGAGGACTTCGTCACGCTGGAGACGCACGGCACGCACCGCGACTTCGCCGCCGAGGGCTTCGAGCCCAGGGACCACCTGGAGCTGGGCCAGCTGCTCGGCGCCATCGACGTGGAGCGCGGCGCGAAGGTCTCCGGCTCGCGCTTCTACTTCCTGACCGGCGTGGGCGCCCTCCTGGAGCTGGCGCTGGTCAACGCGGCGATCGCACAGGCCACGGCGGCCGGCTTCACGCCGATGCTGACCCCGGCCCTGGTGCGCCCGCAGTCGATGGCCGGCACCGGCTTCCTCGGCCAGGCCGCCCAGGACGTCTACCACCTCGACAAGGACGACCTGTACCTGGTCGGCACGTCCGAGGTGCCGCTCGCCGCGTACCACATGGACGAGATCCTGGACGGCGACCGCCTGCCGCTGCGCTACGCCGGCTTCTCGCCCTGCTTCCGCCGCGAGGCGGGCTCGCACGGCAAGGACACCCGGGGCATCTTCCGTGTGCACCAGTTCGACAAGGTCGAGATGTTCTCCTACGTCCTCCCCGAGGACTCGCAGGCCGAGCACCAGCGCCTGCTGGAGTGGGAGAAGCAGTGGCTGACGTCGCTGGAGCTGCCGTTCCGGGTGATCGACGTGGCCTCGGCCGACCTGGGCTCCTCGGCCGCGCGCAAGTACGACTGCGAGGCGTGGATCCCGACCCAGGGCAAGTACCGCGAGCTGACCTCGACCTCGGACTGCACCGAGTTCCAGTCCCGCCGGCTGTCGATCCGCGTCCGCGAGGGCAAGAAGGTGCGCCCGCTGGCCACGCTCAACGGCACGCTGTGCGCCGTTCCGCGCACCATCGTGGCGATCCTGGAGAACCACCAGCAGGCCGACGGCTCGGTCCGCGTTCCCGAGGTGCTGCGCCCGTACCTGGGCGGCCGGGAGGTCCTGGAGCCGGTGGCCAAGTGA